CAGTTGCAGCTGTGGAAAAAGTGGGAGTTGCAGGTGTGATGAGCCACATATCGACTGGTGGTGGTGCGAGTTTGGAGCTTCTAGAAGGCAAGGCGCTTCCGGGCGTGCTTGCCTTGGATGAAGCCACACCAGTTGCTGTGTAAGCTTATAGAACAGCAGCAGCATTCTTCTAGATTCTTTTTAAACCTTTGTAAAACGAGAAGTGTAATAGAATGCGAGTTGGTGCTATAGATGTTTCTCTTTATCTCTGAACCAACAACCCTCTTCTTGCCATGTTCAGATCACAATAAGGAATCAGGAATCAATCTGTTTCGGAATATCCTCGGTGTTTTCTTGTTATAATTATTGCGATTGGCTTTTTTGATGCTAGTTTTGGAACAGTTTCTCCTATAATTTAATTATCTTCCCAAAACTTATACTCCATTATCCCTTTCCTTATACCTCGCTTGAGGCAAACGTTCTTTGGATTGCTGAGCAATAATTTTAGTGTAGCTTTATTCCATTTGAATGTATGATATGTAATGCCATGATTGTTAATATGCTCAATTTATTTGGtcataattatttaattggttGTGAACATAACGAAATTGGAAGGGCTAGCTTTGAATTAttaggattttattttatttaatactctTTCCGTTTCATTAGTGATGTCTCGATACATTTTTGCATATAGATCAAGAAAGGTATATAAATTGAGTTGGTGGAAAATATATAAAGATTATTTTAACCGAGTAGTTTTAAGTTTTAACTCAATGTTGGAGACAGAGAATTGGCAGTGAGTTACCACATCGGAGAAACAAGCATATTTGAGACTCGATATTATGTCTACACTTTTACATGTGATAACAAACCCATGAGATGAAGTGATTGGGTTGTTGTCCATTGCTAAAATGGGCTTAACCCAGGAAAGTCCCCGGGCCCTTACTCCGCAGAGATGCGGGCTTGGAAACAAGTAAAGCCCATGAGCCGGTGGTCTTCGCCTTCGGGCGAGGGGCTGAGACGCGTGTGGAGCCCTCGCGCCGCCGCCATGGGTGAAATTTGGCCGATGCTACACAGTTATTCACTTGGTCCTCTATTCTAATTGGACTAACTAAACGGGGCTTATACTCTCATGGCTTTCTCTTTTGAAGTTTTTCGATTTTCCTGATAAATAACCTACAATAtcgaattatatatatgtatatcatttatttttagttataacTTTTAACgattatttattgaatttttggAAGATGTtgactatttatttttaaataccaTTGAGGATTTCATATATTGTGAAGATTGTAATATTTGTCTCTTATTGGTGATAAATTATTTGGTATTTTGTAATGTCTTCTGAATATTGCAAATTAGTTATTTGTCGGCGATGATTACAAATGATATATCCATATGTATTCGCCTAGGATTTTATCAATTGCTGATTgtaaatttgttgattaaagAGTGGGGCACTAAACAATTATATATTGAACATATGATATAACGTATCAAATATCAAAAACCATATTATCAAATATCAGAAtaagtatttgatttttttttaatacaaaagATATCACATCACGAATTGAATATACTACAAAGACTTCTCAATAATTTgtacaataataaaattaatacagCTTAGATCAAATACAAATAAAACAGAACTTAATAATATAGTATATGGtttgaataaataataaatatataattgagAGTGACGAAGTGGTCAAATAAATTGTAATGTGAAAATAAATTGGAAGGATTCATGCCTAGGCAGGGGCGGATCTAGGATTCAATGTTAGGGGGGCTGAATCTATTGGACTACGGTGCTTGAAAATATTTAcacggggttcgggggcgggagcccccgaagcaaatttttttgagcattccgtacacttcatttcatacattttttcaacaatcacttaatataataagataattgttcgcaattcaattaattcaacatcaagtagattgaaagcatataaaaacgtacttttattcatttttcttaaaaaaaaattgtttcatcttctaaacaaataaactaattttcattgttagtaattagtaattttacttttacctttagaattgactcaaatttaacattaaaaattaactaagaaagaaaaaatgataaaaataatactataaatgtAACTACTCAATGTGTTGagcaattaatatggatagttggatactataaataatgtattactatattttttcttgtatttttttatttatatacacatatatatagatataataaatatatatatctataattataaaaaaaaaaactcaaaaattgggagggggctgaagccccccctagcccccccggATCCGCCAGCCTAGGTAAGATTCCGAAAAATTGGTTGCGAGCTGAAGTAGGAAGTCACGCTTTGTCTCCAAAGTTGACAAACGTATTCTATCTATCAATTCTATAAAACAATACATTTTTGAGAGCCCACAACAAttctctatcctacgtggcgctcTCAAAAGTCTCTATTTCGATTTATCTAAATTCTACCTTTTACGCCTTCGAAAAAACTCAGCTTCTCACAGTAATCAATCTGCAAATAcctttcctcaaaaaaaaaaaaaaatctgcaaaTACCTTGATTTGGTTTTTTCTCCCCATCGCTTGATCTATGGCGCAAATTTCTCTCTCCATATCAATGCAAATGCCCTAATTTGGTATCTAACGCTCTACCATAGGAGCCTCCGAGGCATGCCAGCTCTTCTCTGACGCCCTACCATATATGCAGCCTCTCTTGCTCTCCCATCGCCTCTCTCCCACTCCCAAATCTATAATCCTAAGTCGTCGCCGCGAGCTTCGTCTCCTccagtcgccgccgccgccgccgccggctgCAGCTCACCAGGGAATGCCCCATTCTTTTCAACATTAAGCTCAAACACGTTTGGTTCCAGAACCGCAGGTGagtgatataaaaaaaaaaaaaaaattactcttgATTtctaagaaccattcatcaatttaattatcatttagGTTCTTGCTTTTTTTCTGATTTTAATGATGtaaatttcgatttttatgatgTTAAATTTCTTTAAAGTGGGGATCCCATAAATTAATTGGGTAAAAGAATAAACGTACAAACAATGGACGGTCCACGGTTTTAGCTTTCATAAACGAAAATCAGATTGTGAAATACAATTACAAATATGATGATGGAGGTGAGATAGTGCTTGAATTTTGGATTTTCATCTTCAAGTGCATTAGCCGTCTATTACCATCATCATCGTCCATTCATCGGTTGTACGGATCCAAATTGGAAAAGGTGGGTCAAGTTCTTCACTCTTTCCTTTCATATATTGACATAACACCTCAAAATTGGTGCCAAATTTGggtttaatttttgttttcctCTATAACATAAAAGGATCCCTtgaaattcaatattttgtgCCCTCCCATTTGTTTAGACGTGTGGTTTTTGGTGGGGTTTTAGCATTTCACGGTAATGATATTTATTTGGTCTGTTTTCATCTTTTGGGTTCATTTTGTGATGATTGAATCAAGAATTCTATTGTTTCTGGAATTGATTAAGTTAATATTTTTCTGCGTGGTGTTCATTTGTGTCTGGATAGCGGCCGATTGGATTTTTTGTGTTTACTTTCTGAATATTTGTGGTGGTTTGGGGGTTTTATGATTCTTGACTACACTGAAACTGGGAAGATCAAAGTGTGTTGTGCTTGATAACTTTTTCATCCTAGAAAGTTGGAACTTGTGAAATTTGTAGGGGTCAAGATTTAGCTTATCTGTTATTTATGTCGTTATCCTATCCaaagttttttatttaaaagaaaTCATTTCTGAATGCCACCAGGTATAGAGCTAAATCAACAAAATTGATTAATCCTACTATGAGCATGGACTTTACTGAGATTATAAAGAGCAACTTTTAAAAGCTTCGATGATCTCCTACGTAAATACGGATTGACTTCCATCTGTTTGGCTTTCTCTCTGGATTCTTCTTCAGATTGATTCTTTCCTGCTATGTTCACTTTTCGTGCAACTTTTGTTGTTCATGATGCCCCCTCTTTGAATTCGGTGTCTTGGAAAACTAAGAGCATATGTATTCAAGGCTTCCACGTATTTTATGCTGTCACATTTATCTTGCTTGTGAATAATGATTACTACATCTTTTTATGTCTTCTTGATCTTTGTTTAGGAAGATTGTTCCTTgctcaacttttatttttagcagCATCAAGGGCAGCATTGCCTAATTCAACATCCATGTGCAGGAGAGCAGTAAGTGGCAATCACTAAGCTATAATTGTAAAGTACCATCAGCGTGGAATATTATTTGAGTCCTGCTCACTTAACTTCGTACTTGGTAGAGAACACAGCAATACCAGCTGTTATTTTGTGCATATGATTGAGTGGTTTTATAGTTTGAAGCACAAAAAAGATGGGCTTGAAAGTGAACCTGCTTCTTTTGGTGTTTCTCTCGGTTGTCATATTTGGTCATAGTATAACAGCTGAACAAGAAGAGCAAACTCTACAAAGAGTGATAACTGCTCCTCGGAGGAATGCAGAAGGTGGTGTTTTATTAGCCTATCAATTCTATAAAGCAATACATTTTTGAGAGCCCACAGCAAttctctatcctacgtggcgctcTCAAAAGTCTCTATTTCGATTTATCTAAATTCTACCCTTTACGCCTTCGAAAAAACTCAGCTTCTCACAGTAATCAATCTGCAAATACCTTGATTTGGTATTTTCTCCCCATCGCTTGATCTATCTAGCAAATTTCTCTCTCCATATCAATGCAAATGCCCTAATTTGGTATCTAACGCTCTACCATAGGAGCCTCCGAGGCATGCCAGCTCTTCTCTGACGCCCTACCATATATGCGGCCTCTCTTGCTCTCCCATCGCCTCTCTCCCACTCCCAAATCTATAATCCTAAGTTGTCGCCGCGAGCTTCGTCTCCTccagtcgccgccgccgccggctgCAGCTCACCAGGGAATGCCCCATTCTTTTCAACATTGAGCTCAAACACGTTTGGTTCCAGAACCGCAGGTGagtgatataaaaaaaaaaaaaattactcttgATTtctaagaaccattcatcaatttaattatcatttagGTTCTTGCTTTTTTCTGATTTTAATGATGtaaatttcgatttttatgatgTTAAATTTGGAGATGGAATATATGTGACAGCTGAAAAGGCATAATAGATTGCTATTATAGACACGTCGAATCCACTCCCCTTGGTATGATAAATACAATATGATGCCAATCCTGCAGTTGTTATTGATCAGGTAAAGAGGTGGATGAGAGAATGGAAAAGTGTATTTGAGGTTTTAACAAAGAATTATCCAACAAATTAACCAAGAGATTTACTTGgatgaaattattttctttCTGATTGAGAATAGAACTATGTTGTAAATGTCAGTTTTTTTAGATAAAGCATGACAATCCATGAATGATTCAAACATATCTTTTGTATTCACTATGATATTCAAATGAATGATTATTAATTTTTGATGCAATGATATGCATAGCcagttattaaaaaataaacaaaaacttTCAGTGGAAAAAATTTTCTTGGAATTATTGTGTTTGTTTTATTAGCCTATAATGCAAAGCTCTGCTAAACTTTGTTTTTCTTTACAACTGCAGGTAAAATTCCGTATTATACCATGCCTCCCAAGAGGAATGCAGATGAGCCTTCTGAGGCAAGGATCGTCACTGAACTTGGGAAGGAATTCAACATAGATGAAGTTTATGGCAGCGAATCAACTATTATAGGCAGTTTGAAATCAGTGAATGACTTCAATCCAGTTGAAGTTCCTTCAAATTCCCCTTTGAATTTTGATATGGTGATGCTTGAGGTTGGCTTTCTCTCTGAAGTTCATCTCATATGATAGGGCCTCGTGTGTACCTGTGTATCTCCTCAATAGACTCCAGATCAGCGTGATCTCTGCGTCTAATTGACTTATGAAATATGATTAAGGGTTGATCAAGAAAGCTCTTGGTCATGTTAACCGATTAGTGATTTCCATTTCTGCAATTACTACTATTTATTCACCATAATCAATGATACGCAGGACAAAGAACCACCTCAGGGCAATGATGACGATCAGCCCATGGCATCTGGAGAAGAAGATGGAAAAGTTAATGCAAAGGAGAAATCTGCTACTGTCAAGCAAAATGAAAAGTTGTATGCTGAGGAGGGCATGCTAAATACAAAGATGAGAAAAACAGATGAGAAAAGgcggaaaaagaaaaatcagcCATCTGCGATGGAACATGATGGAAACGATGATTATGACTTCAAGGTTGACTACACGAAGGACTCAGCCATGGAAACTGGAGATGAGGTTGAAGATGATGAAACTAAGAAGAATAGATTCGAGCTACCTTCTGGAGTAGAGTTGGACAATGAATGACCAAAAAGAGAGATAGCCATTGATGACTGTGAGTTTGAGTTTGTGAAAGTGCTATAACTTTTGGTAAATTACTATACCCCTATTTTTGTTAGTGAATGGATTTGAGTTACATTGATTCATTGCATTGTCTAATCAGGCGGAGGGGTGATATTCTTATATTGTATGAAGTTTCAATTGCATGAAGTTTCGCTTTTTATGATGTTTAATCCTCAAACATTATATATTGTCCACATAGGCAAGCTGGAAAGCAAATACTAGGTGTCATAATCTTGCTTATAAGATATAAAGGCAAGCAAGAGCTATGCAACCTGCCTCCATCCTATCTGTATTTGTGTATACACCGAAAAATGCTTCATGCACTCATTCTTCTCCGTATCATTCTGTGTATTGGCAATTGTTCCCATTTTTCTGATTGAGAGACATCTGATACTTCAATTTGGTTTGTGAAATTGCTCCAGGCTTGAATGATGCTCTTAGTGGATTCCCAAGTAGAGAAGCATCTTGATTTCGAACAGAAGTCAGACCATTTCCTTGACTTTATTGTTTACACACATGACCCCAACAGGAATATTTCTTTAATGTGGCACTCATCTGTGCCTAGGTGAGAGTTAGtgtcttttctttcttttactaTTGACGGTTAATTCACATATCATATTGAGTTACTTTGCTATATGTTTCATTGGATTTGTTTTAGTGTACCGATGAAGATAAAATGTTTGATTTTTGCCACATTATGTCTCTGCTGAGTTAATTTGTGTTAGTTTCTTGTAGGGTGAAGAATGTTAGATGATTTCTGTTACTAGAACAtattttcatcttcttcatctcaacatatattttgtaaatttatgCTCATATTAGACTGATGGAAATGGTAGGAAGACTGCTATGAAGAGGCAGAACAAGAAATTTTAGAGGAGGAAAAAGAGGTATGAATCAATGCGACTCAACTCCTGTTGGCTTTATAAGAAGTGTTTGAAAATGTGGATAGCCAAAGGATTCCACGACATTTGACTcttatcatcaattcatcataatGTAGAGATGAAACACttataaaacttttttttttcataataccTAATGGAATTCTTACAAGGTccacacgagatgatgctcacaagccAATTATGGTCTCATGAGTATTTTAGCTCCAAACAATGTAGTGCTCATAAATTAGAAGTGGTTTGTCAAGATCCAAACAAAATGATGCTTATAACTTAATTTCGGTCTTGAAACTTCAAATGACATATTGCTTAGCATTCATTTGTGGTCTTTCAAGCTCGAAATGTGTGATGCTTAGAATTCAACTTTGATCTATTAAATTATAGACGAGATGAcgctcacaagtcagttatgatctttcaagctccacacgagatgatgctcacaagtcagttattGTCTTACGAGCTCCGAATGAGATGTTGCTCACAAGTCATGTTTTATCTTCAAGTtacagatgagatgatgctcataagCCAAATCACATATATCAAACTTCAGATAAGATTAGAAGTTCGACATACAAAGTCAAATGTTATATTTCAAGCTACTGACAAGATGATGTTCAAAAATTCTGTAAGGTATAGATGAGATGATGTTTATATATAAGATGTGGTCTTAAATTTTGtctatcaatttataaaattatactccattaAAATTTGTAAATCTTTCCTATATAcgattaacaaaaaaataaaatgtgtcAATCCTTCATCACATCCTATGTCAAATACACCTAAATCTCCAATCTcacatcaaataaaaatttatataaaaagataatttactttaactctcaacaaaaattaacatataactGACAAAAATTGTTGAGATTATTATAGCTTGAACTGtaccaataatttattttaatccaataaaatttaaaatttaaaataatttatataaaaacaattttatatgctatattgaaaaataatatataataataattataatataaaatagttccccgtcgaatttcgacgggttatacactagtaaTTTGTGTATACAAATTTAGTGAGGGTCACATCAAGAAGCTCTCGCGTTGACATAATACTTCCTATGTTGCCTAAAATAAAG
The genomic region above belongs to Salvia miltiorrhiza cultivar Shanhuang (shh) chromosome 5, IMPLAD_Smil_shh, whole genome shotgun sequence and contains:
- the LOC130986012 gene encoding guanine nucleotide-binding protein-like NSN1, with the translated sequence MPPKRNADEPSEARIVTELGKEFNIDEVYGSESTIIGSLKSVNDFNPVEVPSNSPLNFDMVMLEDKEPPQGNDDDQPMASGEEDGKVNAKEKSATVKQNEKLYAEEGMLNTKMRKTDEKRRKKKNQPSAMEHDGNDDYDFKVDYTKDSAMETGDEVEDDETKKNRFELPSGVELDNE